The following proteins are co-located in the Paralichthys olivaceus isolate ysfri-2021 chromosome 2, ASM2471397v2, whole genome shotgun sequence genome:
- the pmepa1 gene encoding protein TMEPAI isoform X2, whose product MQPPPGSHNHDNCVQTQLCAQLEFVQILVIVVVMMVMVVVITCLLNHYRLSARSLLSRHAPTRRRHLPLANEGSLWSSEGAGTNSGLNDVYNPRPPDRGVHSSYLQREPLHGQSQPTLQSQRFQHTYAPSRFQPTYPYLPQSLIDLPPTISLSDGEEPPPYQGPCTLQLRDPEQQMELNRESVRAPPNRTVFDSHPLDPSNSCLQARLQAPPPSVHSGISVLEAQEALSRHQKQGSRVEGAPPAYSEVIGHYYHPTSLNSSHNHRTVSSAQAPPSSLIHGLIRPPPQQQGSVDNRNARNTKEKSQKPQQV is encoded by the exons ATGCAGCCTCCACCAGGGAGTCACAACCATGACAACTGTGTTCAGACACAACTGTGTG CCCAGCTGGAGTTCGTCCAGATCCTGGTGATCGTGGTGgtaatgatggtgatggtggtggtcaTCACCTGTCTGTTGAACCACTACCGCCTATCAGCACGCTCGCTCCTCTCCAGACACGCCCCTACACGCAGGAGACACCTGCCGCTGGCCAAC gagggCAGTCTGTGGTCGTCTGAGGGCGCCGGGACAAACAGTGGTCTGAATGAC GTGTACAACCCTCGACCTCCGGACCGAGGCGTCCACTCGTCCTACCTTCAGCGGGAGCCGCTGCACGGCCAGTCGCAGCCTACCCTCCAGTCGCAGCGCTTCCAGCACACGTACGCTCCGAGTCGCTTCCAGCCGACGTACCCCTACCTTCCCCAGAGCCTCATCGACCTCCCCCCCACCATCTCCCTCTCAGATGGAGAAGAGCCGCCACCCTACCAGGGCCCCTGCACCCTGCAGCTCCGAGATCCGGAGCAACAGATGGAGCTGAACCGCGAGTCGGTCCGAGCGCCGCCCAACCGAACAGTGTTCGACTCCCACCCCCTCGACCCATCCAATTCCTGTCTGCAGGCCAG ACTGCAGGCTCCTCCGCCGAGCGTCCATTCAGGCATCAGTGTGTTAGAAGCCCAGGAGGCCTTGTCCCGGCACCAGAAGCAGGGCTCTCGAGTAGAGGGAGCGCCCCCGGCCTACAGCGAGGTGATTGGGCACTACTACCATCCGACATCCCTGAACTCCAGCCACAACCATCGGACTGTTTCTTCCGCACAAGCACCCCCGTCCTCGCTCATACATGGTCTGATCCGACCTCCGCCTCAGCAGCAAGGAAGTGTGGACAACAGGAACGCAAGGAATACAAAGGAGAAATCCCAGAAGCCCCAGCAGGTGTGA
- the pmepa1 gene encoding protein TMEPAI isoform X1 yields the protein MLNLMGVPNATAANVSCTCNCKRFTSLQSMEITQLEFVQILVIVVVMMVMVVVITCLLNHYRLSARSLLSRHAPTRRRHLPLANEGSLWSSEGAGTNSGLNDVYNPRPPDRGVHSSYLQREPLHGQSQPTLQSQRFQHTYAPSRFQPTYPYLPQSLIDLPPTISLSDGEEPPPYQGPCTLQLRDPEQQMELNRESVRAPPNRTVFDSHPLDPSNSCLQARLQAPPPSVHSGISVLEAQEALSRHQKQGSRVEGAPPAYSEVIGHYYHPTSLNSSHNHRTVSSAQAPPSSLIHGLIRPPPQQQGSVDNRNARNTKEKSQKPQQV from the exons CCCAGCTGGAGTTCGTCCAGATCCTGGTGATCGTGGTGgtaatgatggtgatggtggtggtcaTCACCTGTCTGTTGAACCACTACCGCCTATCAGCACGCTCGCTCCTCTCCAGACACGCCCCTACACGCAGGAGACACCTGCCGCTGGCCAAC gagggCAGTCTGTGGTCGTCTGAGGGCGCCGGGACAAACAGTGGTCTGAATGAC GTGTACAACCCTCGACCTCCGGACCGAGGCGTCCACTCGTCCTACCTTCAGCGGGAGCCGCTGCACGGCCAGTCGCAGCCTACCCTCCAGTCGCAGCGCTTCCAGCACACGTACGCTCCGAGTCGCTTCCAGCCGACGTACCCCTACCTTCCCCAGAGCCTCATCGACCTCCCCCCCACCATCTCCCTCTCAGATGGAGAAGAGCCGCCACCCTACCAGGGCCCCTGCACCCTGCAGCTCCGAGATCCGGAGCAACAGATGGAGCTGAACCGCGAGTCGGTCCGAGCGCCGCCCAACCGAACAGTGTTCGACTCCCACCCCCTCGACCCATCCAATTCCTGTCTGCAGGCCAG ACTGCAGGCTCCTCCGCCGAGCGTCCATTCAGGCATCAGTGTGTTAGAAGCCCAGGAGGCCTTGTCCCGGCACCAGAAGCAGGGCTCTCGAGTAGAGGGAGCGCCCCCGGCCTACAGCGAGGTGATTGGGCACTACTACCATCCGACATCCCTGAACTCCAGCCACAACCATCGGACTGTTTCTTCCGCACAAGCACCCCCGTCCTCGCTCATACATGGTCTGATCCGACCTCCGCCTCAGCAGCAAGGAAGTGTGGACAACAGGAACGCAAGGAATACAAAGGAGAAATCCCAGAAGCCCCAGCAGGTGTGA